The sequence below is a genomic window from Uranotaenia lowii strain MFRU-FL chromosome 2, ASM2978415v1, whole genome shotgun sequence.
CGTTGTGAAGCATACAAAAATGCAGATGTAAGCTTTCAGCGCTGGTGCTCGGAAATGTGCTGGCTTGAGATAGAGCGGGCCGGCATAATCAACGCCTGTGACTTCGAACGGTCTTCCTGGAATCACTCGCTGCGCCGGTAGTTGGCCTATTTGTTGTTGTACTGGTTCTGGATTCAAGCGGGTGCAGCGAAAGCAATTGCGTACAATGCTTCGCACCAATCGGCGGCCATTCAGTGGCCAGAATTCTTGGCGAATCGTAGCGAGCAAGTGGCGCCCGCCGCCGTGAAGGAGCTTAAGGTGGTAGTATTGGGCTATTATGCGACTGAAGGGATGATTGATAGGGAGCAGGGCAGGGTGTTTGGTGTGATAGGGCAACTGGGACAAGTTTAATCTACCTCCAACCCTCAATATTCTCTCAGAGTCTAGGATAGGATTCAGCAACCGGATGGAGGACTTTCTAGACacattttttcccttttctaGTTCTCGGATTTCATCGCTGAAGGCATTTTCCTGTGCTAAACGAGTGAGGCATGTTTTTGCAATTCGCAGTTCGTCGATTGTTAAGGATCGGCTGCGGGGAGGACTGGGCGATGATGGCGGATTCTTTCTTGCTTTAATCGCGGCTCGGATGTTGGAGAGGTAACGCAAGCAATAACCGGTAACGCACTGCAGACGGGTGTAGGAATCGTAGCGTAGGAACAGTGGGTTGATATCGTTCTTGATCTGAACAGTGGCTACGACTTGGCGCGCTTCTAGTGCAGCCTCAGGTGCTCCTGGTAAATCGAACACAGGCCAGTTTGACGAAGGGAGAGCTAACCAGTTAGGTCCGTTGTTCCAGCATTCGGAGCGGAGTAATTCGTCAACAGTCATGCCGCGCGAAACGAAATCAGCTGGATTGTCGGTTCCCGGAACATGTCGCCACTGCGAACCCTGGGTGTGATGATGTACCTCGGCTACTCTGTTCGCCACGTATGTCTTCCAGTTGTGTGGGGGAGCCTTCAGCCAATGCAGCGTTACGGTGGAATCCGTCCAAAAGTGGGAAGCCTCAATTTCTAGATCGAGGGCTTGTTTGACATGGTCGTAAAGGTGAGCGCCGAGCGCTGCAGCACATAATTCGAGACGAGCAATGTTCATTTTCTTCAGTGGAGCAACTCTGGACTTTGAGACAAGTAGCTGAACTCTGACGTTGCCGTTGGAATCTGCAGATCGTGCGTAAACGCATGCCCCGTATGCGGCTTCGGAAGCATCGGTGAATGTATGCAGTTGAACCTTGGAGTTTGGCAGAAAGGCGTATCGTTGAACACGGAATGCGGATATTTTGGGCAAATCTTGGCAATAATTTCTCCATTTCTCTTGTAGGCTTTCTGGCACTGGATCGTCCCATCCACATGGTAGTAGCCAGAGCTGCTGCATGACCATCTTTGCTGTCACCACCACCGGAGAGATCAGGCCCATCGGGTCGAAGAGTTTGGCAATAGTGGACAAGATTGCTCGCTTGGTCCACGGTTTTTCGTTTGGTTCGACTTGTGAATCGAATCGAAGAAAGTCGGCCTCGGGTTCCCAGCTAATTCCCAGTGTTTTTACCGTCTCGTTAGGGCCGAACTGCAGAGAAGATTGTGTCCCAATTTGGTCGTCGTTCAAACCGTGAAGAACCTTGAGGCGGTTCGAAGTCCATTTACGCAGCTCGAATCCTCCTTTCGACAGCAGCTCAGATAGCTCGTTCCTCAGACGTACGGCTTCTTCGATCGATTGGGCTCCTCCGATGAAATCGTCcacatagaaacatttttcgaggGCCGCCTGGCCCAGAGGGTACGATGAACCTTCTTCTTTCGCTAGCTGCTTCAGGGTACGGGTCGCAAGAAAGGATGACGGGGCCAGACCGTACGTAACGGTGAGCAACTCGTAGGTCTGAATTGGAGTGTGGTTGGTGGAACGCCAGAGGATTCTCTGCAGGGGTGTGTCTTCCGGGTGTACTAGAACCTGTCGATACATTTTTGCTATGTCGCCTACGAGAGCAATTGGCAGGGTACGGAAGCGGAGAATGAGCGTAAGCAAGTCGTCCTGCACTACAGGACCCACGCAAAGGGCTTCATTGAGTGAGAAGCCGGATGAAGCTTTTGATAAGCCGTCGAAAACGACTCTGACCTTCGTGGTCGTGCTTGAATCCTTAATTACGGGATGGTGTGGCAGGTAATAGGATACGGGAGAGCGATCGTCGTCCGCGTTGACCAGTTTCATGTGGCCAAGGGAGAGATATTCCCGCATGAATCTGTCATATTACTCCTAGACGAGCTGCTGTGGGGAAGAAGTCGTGAAAATGCCTAGCACCTAAGACGAGATCGATCGGTTGACTTCGATGAAAAGAGGGGTCAGCAAGCGAGATTTCCCTCGGAAGTTTCCAGCCTAATTGGGATACGTCCTGTGCAGGGAGATTAGCGGTTACTTTGTGCATCACAAGAAAGTTGGCATCACAGCAGAAGCTGCTAGAGCGAGATTTAACTTGGGTAAAAATTGATTCGCGAACTGGTTTCGAAAGTTGACCTGCGCCCATAATTGTCACGTTTACCCTATGTCGTTTTACGCGTAGCAGCTGTGCCATGCGTTCGGTAATTAAGTTCGGCTGCGACGCGCTGTCCAGAAGCGCACGAGCTGGGTGAGGTTTTCCGAAGGCGTCAACCACATTTACGATTGCTGTCATAAGGAAAACGGTTTCGTTCGGCTGGCTGATGGGTGTGCTACTTTCGATGTGTGAGACGACTGCAGCAGTTGCTGCGGATGTTTGCTGAGCCGGACTGGCTCGTGGGGAGGATGAATTGGATTGGACTACCACAGGCGTCGAGCTGTTCGGCTGGTGCTCACTGTTGTTTCTCCTTCCTTCATCAGAGCGGTGAATGTGTAAAAGCGAATGATGTCTTCGACCACAGTGTCGACAATTGTGGGTAGAGCAATTGTGTCCTGCCTGGTTTGGGAGCAAGCAGTTGATGCAGAAGCCTTTGGTGGTGACTATTTTTAGGCGCTCGTTGACAGGCATACGATGGAATTTCGAGCACTTTAGCAAAAAGTGTTGCTGATGACATGCCGGGCAGTTCCAATTCGTGGCTGCGGTTGACGAAAAAGATGAAAGGCGCTGGTGGCTGGTGAAGCGTTTTACGTGCTGCGGTGGTGCAACGATGTTTGAGCTTGATGGGTGGTAGTTGACCGATATTGATTCCAGCACACGGATTCGTCGTTGCAGAAACTCGATGATACAGGCGTAGTTCGGGTTCTCGATGGTGGACGCATGATCCTCCCAGGCCCTAAGAGAGTCGTCGTGCAATCGCGTACACAGTAGATGCTCCAGAATCGCACTCCAGCTATCGGTTGGCTCCCCCAGTTGATGCAGGATTTTCGTATGGCGCTCGAAATCGTCGACCAAGCTGTGAAGCGTAGCTGCTGTCTCCTTTCTCACGCGTGGTATGTCAAACAATGCCTGTAGGTGCCTCTTCTTTAGTAGGTACTCGTTAGCATACCGACCAGTAAGCATGTTTCATGCTAGATTGTAGTTAGCCGAAGAAATGGAGATCGATTCAACTAACTGAGCAGCTTCCCCCTTCAAAGCTGCCCTTAAATAATGGAATTTTTGTATGGGTGGTAGGTCGGGATTATTGTGAATGAGAGCGACGTATGTGTCATGAAATGGTAACCATTGCTCGTAGTCACCATCGAACTCGGGAAGGGAGATTGTAGGTAGCTTGATTCCAGAGAGAGGTGTGGTAGAGAGAGAGGGTTGAGGATTTGGCGTTTCAAAGGAAGTAGTGGCGGGCAATTTAGACATCAAGTCTCCTTTGACTTTAAATAATCTTGGCTCGAAATTGGCTCGCAATTCTGCATTATGTGTCCTACCTTCTTCAGTCGCTTCGGTGTCCTCTAGTTCACCCTGCACCTGCTCTAGCGCCGTCCACATGGAATCGAAGTACTCCAAACGTATTCTCACTTGTGGCTGGTCTCGTTGCTCGTCGTATCCATCGATGAATGCCTCTGCCCGACCCAGGGATGCGATCAGTGTGTCCCTCCGGGAAAGCAGCTGGGCTTTCTGAAGCTCGTGGGCCATTGTGTCACCAACGGTCGGCGAAGATGGTCGAAGAGATTCTGCAAAATGGGGACCAAAGTAGCTCCGAGGAGAAAGAAATAAACCTCTTGGACAGGTACTCACCTGGTCCAAGGCAATCAGTGCCTTGTACTATTTTACAATATAGTCAGCAACCATTAACCTCAAGTAACGAGGTAGTTGCAAGCCTTGTTTGGAGTAGTCGTTTCACCAACGGTCGACGGAACGGATGAATGGAACGATAAACGATCGATGGCTCTGCAAAAAGGGACCAAAGTAGCTCCGGGGAGAAAAAATAAACCTCTTGGACAGGTACTCACCTGGTCCAAGGCAATTCGTGCCTTGTACTAATATATTAGCAACCGTTAACCTCACGTAGCGAGGTAGTTGCAAGGTGGTTCGGTAGCCCAGTAGGTTTCAGCATGAGCGTCGTGGCTCGACAATGTACGGAACCAAATGGAATTGGCTGATCCGGGACACTACTTTGGAATCGTGCATCCAACGGGTTTAACGGTAAACCGGAACTAGACACGTGACTCAGTGACGTGGTTGCAATATGTGTATTGCGACGAATGttctcgaacaaaaaaaaatgggaaaatatCTAAAGCGTACCCGTGGGGTGAGCAGGATATCTTGGACAGCTACTAACCGTCGGCCAGAAGGATTTAGGCCTTGTAAAATAAATGATTCATCTGTCCTCAAAGATGGCTGGCGCAAAACGTGGTCGAGTATTCTATGGATCGTAATGGCGACTTCCAGAACGATCCTGATCACGGCAACATATTTACCGTCGAGCGATAACCGGACCCTacgttgtgtttaatttttgtttctttccgGATCCACTCAGTTTCATAAAACTAACGGCTTACGCAAAAGACTTGGACTTTATTCGACCGACATTTAACAAATTATGTTCCATTTCAACGGACTAGATTTATTGCCAAAGACTTCTCGGAACAGACTGACTAAGCGGAAACTGCTAGACAAACTCGTTCCTACCCGCCGACCCTCGTTGACAGACAGTGCGCGATATTCGCAACTGTCAGTTGATGGGGTTCGGCTACCTAGCTCTACCTAGAGATTACACCGCAGGAGCGGTTTTTTAGCAGTGGGcgcaacaaaattattttttaaagtaataataaaataaataaatatgagcCATTAAGATtcaatttccttaattttttgggtataaatggatcgatttcataataaaatcacattatttgttgagtttatgagcatttttttttagtaaattaagcaataattttaagattatattttgatttatttcatgtagctgaccattaaatttcgtgacgtcacaacgctttgcaaaaccctgtttaaaaaaattgcgctttgttacgtcacgaaactgaatcgctcaaAAATAGATTCTgctctcccatggtttgaggttagggctgaggcctctcgttaaggtggtgttcgtgtgaAACTGTAAATATATATTATAATAGGccaacagaaaaataaataatatgatGATAAACATATATAAAttctccatttttttcaattgaaatacacataacatttaaataagccaaaattgtttgaatagtTTTGAGCATTAAATCAAACTAAACTTATTTAACTGAACTAGCATTTGATAGAgattttctgttaaatttttaaactgcattgcaattttcagttaaaaaagatgattttttttaaatttctatttttttatcaaaaaataaccaACGGACCAacattataaaaatgtataattgaCAAGAAAACaagtataaaaatatttttaacaatggTTGATAGGTTTAAGCAATGGTTGCTTATACTTTGTGATATGATTCGAGATATTTTTatatcctacgagtactaaattattaCTCATcctgaaaggaaaaaaattaatttcagcaTATCTCATgttgacataatttttttctcttctgatccgTTTACACTAATGTTGCCAGAACTTTTTCGGCACGTAAAGGTTGGTACGGTCAAAATtcggtcaatatcaacttgacgtatttctttcaattttgcatttaaaaaacctgaacacccctcattttgaaggtgtgtgtgtgtagaatgttgctcctattttgattttggaattcactcttcagttgtcaaaatgccgtccaaggaagaagagcagcgtatcaaaattttgctcgcgcatcgcgaaaatccaagcttctcgcacgcaaagctggcaaaattgctaaaagttgccaaatccaccgtaacaaatgtaattaaagtgtttggggaacgtttgtcgacagccaggaagtctggattggggagaaatcgaaaaccgaaagccgctgagacgacaaagagagttgccggtagtttcaagcgaaaccctaacctcttactccgagatgccgcaaataagctgggtgtatcgtctacaaccggcATCGAGCCagaaaacgagccggactatcgccttacaagaaggtagtgactcctaatcgcgatgataaacaaaataccacggctaaagcgcgatcccggaggctgtacacgacgatgctgacgaagtttgactgcgtggtaatggacgacgaaacctacgtcaaagccttccgggacaggagttttatgcggcaaaaggaaggggaaagggagcagatattttcaatcacatgaaactgtcaaatttcgcgaagaaatatctggtttggcaagccatctgtacctgtggtttgaaaagcagcattttcatagcttccgggaatgtcaaccaagaaatttacgtgaaagtgtgtttgaataaacgtttgctgcctttcctgaagaaacacggttgttccgtactgttttggccggatttggcatcttacaattacggttaaaaggccatggagtggtacgccgccaacaacgtgcaggtggtttccaaggccaagaaccctctcaacacgctagagctccgcccaattgagaaatactgggctattgtcaagcggaactaaagaagaccaaaaaaactgctaaggacgagcagcagttcaaggcaaactggctttctgcggcgaagaaggtggacaaggtggctgtacaaaatctgatggcaggagttAAGCATAAGGCCCAgcaattcagatttggaaaagccgaagcctaactgaatatttttcttgaattttatactaaataaactttaaaaagaaatttaatttgattttttaaataaacgatttcaccgatttacacgcgttttcccttgaccaaattttgaccgtatcaccctttatcacaATCAAAGCATACAAATTATAATGCATGACAACGACCTTTCTGTATATGAAGCGCTTCTGAAAAAATATGATGTTGTAAAGGACGCAGACTAGCAGCCAGGGCCGTAATAAGAACAGCCTAAGAGGGAGGGGTGGTGACATTTTACAtgttatttttgctcaaactaTAAATACAAGAAACAATCCTTCAAACCATACTTATTTGTACCATTCGAGTATTTTAAGTTCTTCCACAAACATATATAGTTTTCTgtattaaattgaattttttgacaattaattctaaaatttttcaaatggcaAGATAATTTGAAATAACGAAACCCTATGTAACAAAATAGgggaataaattttcatagtgtttaaaatcattgaatttgctaaagagtctggaagatttagcgtatttgatttgagtataaaatAACTTTCCTAAAGAAAGGCTtcaattaaagaaaaatgtCCATgctaaaattcaattaaatgaaCCTACCAAACATTAGAGCAAATTCAAACAtattaaccatcgatgaaaataactaaaatttttttaaaagattaagTAAAAGACAGAACTTTTGAAGTTTGAAACTTTTGCTTATTCGGTTCAAATTAAgaatttcttcatatttttcttcttcttctgaccCTGACATGGCTAAAAcatgtaaggctatgatcatttagtatccgggcagtaacaaacgtgtgtattttaaaaacttttcatttgatagaaaaactttctgtgaaggaaatgaaggtgttaatatgaaatttaatgtaaaaatatttaaaaaaaattatcaatgatttcaagaaatactctaactttttcataaaatctcttttttatctttgcacactttttacagtcatgtattgatttattttttttttaccacagaagcaaaacctttgcaaaatcatgatattttacacaaactcacctagaaaaagcaattggaatctggttggaaccttttcataagtaggcatctcgaaggaTTTGATCTCTCAAATCCGGGTTTAACATAAACTTTTTTGTCCATcggaacacatctgtcatattgcgtaaaaaccagATGCACAggttgcgatctttggaactgatcattattagttatttacttggtgtctacttgTCAGACagcactttttgcctgccggaaatggatgttttgcatcatttaaggagtctgcattcagttatccccaataaccatagacttttt
It includes:
- the LOC129741626 gene encoding uncharacterized protein LOC129741626, whose protein sequence is MKLVNADDDRSPVSYYLPHHPVIKDSSTTTKVRVVFDGLSKASSGFSLNEALCVGPVVQDDLLTLILRFRTLPIALVGDIAKMYRQVLVHPEDTPLQRILWRSTNHTPIQTYELLTVTYGLAPSSFLATRTLKQLAKEEGSSYPLGQAALEKCFYVDDFIGGAQSIEEAVRLRNELSELLSKGGFELRKWTSNRLKVLHGLNDDQIGTQSSLQFGPNETVKTLGISWEPEADFLRFDSQVEPNEKPWTKRAILSTIAKLFDPMGLISPVVVTAKMVMQQLWLLPCGWDDPVPESLQEKWRNYCQDLPKISAFRVQRYAFLPNSKVQLHTFTDASEAAYGACVYARSADSNGNVRVQLLVSKSRVAPLKKMNIARLELCAAALGAHLYDHVKQALDLEIEASHFWTDSTVTLHWLKAPPHNWKTYVANRVAEVHHHTQGSQWRHVPGTDNPADFVSRGMTVDELLRSECWNNGPNWLALPSSNWPVFDLPGAPEAALEARQVVATVQIKNDINPLFLRYDSYTRLQCVTGYCLRYLSNIRAAIKARKNPPSSPSPPRSRSLTIDELRIAKTCLTRLAQENAFSDEIRELEKGKNVSRKSSIRLLNPILDSERILRVGGRLNLSQLPYHTKHPALLPINHPFSRIIAQYYHLKLLHGGGRHLLATIRQEFWPLNGRRLVRSIVRNCFRCTRLNPEPVQQQIGQLPAQRVIPGRPFEVTGVDYAGPLYLKPAHFRAPALKAYICIFVCFTTKGVHIELASDLSTHTFLNALRRFIARRGKPAHLHSDNGKNFEGAKNELIELYRMLNNTKDRDQIENVCASEGIQCTLLPRKPHTSADCGRRQ
- the LOC129741627 gene encoding uncharacterized protein LOC129741627 encodes the protein MLTGRYANEYLLKKRHLQALFDIPRVRKETAATLHSLVDDFERHTKILHQLGEPTDSWSAILEHLLCTRLHDDSLRAWEDHASTIENPNYACIIEFLQRRIRVLESISVNYHPSSSNIVAPPQHVKRFTSHQRLSSFSSTAATNWNCPACHQQHFLLKCSKFHRMPVNERLKIVTTKGFCINCLLPNQAGHNCSTHNCRHCGRRHHSLLHIHRSDEGRRNNSEHQPNSSTPVVVQSNSSSPRASPAQQTSAATAAVVSHIESSTPISQPNETVFLMTAIVNVVDAFGKPHPARALLDSASQPNLITERMAQLLRVKRHRVNVTIMGAGQLSKPVRESIFTQVKSRSSSFCCDANFLVMHKVTANLPAQDVSQLGWKLPREISLADPSFHRSQPIDLVLGARHFHDFFPTAARLGVI